tatatatatatatatatatatatatatatatatatatatatatatatatatacatacatatatacacacacacatatatacatacactatattgccaaaagtattcactcacccatccaaataaatgaattcaggtgcacaaagcaaggtccataaagactatgtatgtatttcataaacacactcctaaacctcgtggaaagccttcccagaggTTAATGGTGTTGATGAATTGCACCAGGGTGCTTTGACCACATTAACAGTTACCTGCAAACTTTTGTGGCAGACCAGCCACCTTTTTGTGACTAGTGGCCTACTACTGGTGTAGTGGCTTATTTGTTGGTACTGTACTTGATTGTTTTAAGAAAGCTTCACccataaatgaaaattaataaattagttTGTTTGCCCCGTAGTTACCTCTAACTTGATGAAAACTACTAAGAAGTGCATATTGTTGGTAAGTGAATAAAATTAACTAAATATGTTAGGATGGCTACTGGCTGGCTACAATGTAAAACTTCAACACCACTCTCCACTTTATTGTTCACCTAAGTACATCCTAGTTCTGTTTggttttactaaaataaaaattaggtATGTTTGAGGCATTTGACTGCCAGCAGTGACATCACTGATGCAACCTAGTCACTTGTCTATCAGAGAAGTTATAGGTTTATTTGGAGATCAGTAAAATCATGATTTTCTACTCCTTAAGCTTTAAATTGATTAATAATGAAACACATTTGGTCTCTTAGCCTTATGATAAGGaactcatttgaaaaaaacttCAGCAACCTGTTCATTGTAACTAACTAACCTTTTCACAGTGTGTTCTGCAGTTTGGCCAGACTAACAAAAATTAGTCAACAACGAATATTGAAAGcaataatgtaaaaaagtgTAGGAGcagtaattgaaaaaaataatcttactTTACACTTTAGTGTTACTTGTTCAACCTAAgaattaaaatctgtttttaagcTGTGTAAATGTATAAGTGAGCTGATACCTGCATGCTGTTCGGGCTGCACGGTGCAAGGCCATTTGACGTCTCAGAGTCGTGCTTCACTACCTGCTGATGGATGGAAAGTGGACAGCGGACTGCTTGAGGTCTCACATCTGAAGGGTTAGAAACCTtaaaacagagagaaattacattaagaaaataccagagagagagaggaatagAGATGCAtgattttacacacatttgttaCGTAAAATTAAGTGTTGCTGTATGCTCATCACCTTTGTGGCCAGGTCTTGTTTAGGCAGATGCAGTGAGGGCAGGGAGGTGTTGTAAGACACCAGGCAGGGCTGCTTACGTCGGTCCATGGATGCTGAGGAGCGAGGTCGCAGGCCAGATGCTGACGCAGTTGGATACTTCATGTTCCTGCCAAGACTGTGTGACTTGTTTTCCTTGCGCTGGTACTCGATTGGGGACTGGAGAGCTAcaacagacaggaagagaggtCACATTACTCTGATGCACCTTTTGTGTCTCCAATTGTATTGAAGAAACACTAAGCTCTGGCACCATTAAGGAAGTTCCTCTGACTCTCCAAGATCTGAACCACATCGCTGAGCCAAGCTTGCAGTATTTCCAGTGATGATGCCTGCATGATGAAGCGTGTCAAGCTGCCGTCAGTCCCCCGGGAGGTCAGGACAAGACAGCAAGGATCTTCTTCACACAGCTTCTCCACACCTAAACAGCTGACCTGCAGAACACACAGTAAGGAGCCGTGTTAAACGCTCCGAAAAATACACCaaactaaagataaaaacatactTAAACGTAGCATTCACTTGACCTTGATGCTGTTTTTGAAAGTGTACCCTGGCAAGGAGAACCCTTTTTTCTTATCAATTGGCTCGCTGAAGATAACCAGCTGCTCAAACAAGAAGACTCGCCTTTCCCTGGCTCTAGACAGGACTCCATTTTCCTGTTCACTGACAGAAAAGGTATCCTGCTGGAGCAGCTTCCCCTGAGCAGTGATTTTTCCCTGAAACAGTATGTGTGTCACAAACACTGTGATAGGCAGCAGACAACCCTGGATGCATACATGCAAtacatgatgatgaaaaaaagacTGAAGTTGCTCACCTCAAAACCTTGGAGCCTGCCCACGTTCATCATATCATTACATCGTTTTGGCACAAAACACATCACCTCCACAGCCCTCTGTTTGAGAAAAATGAATAGGGGAGAGTTTGGTGCGAAAGTTAATGTTtgatacatacatttttagaatACAGCTTATTGTATTTACAAAACGAGTGTGTACCTCCAGCTCCTCTACATCCTTCCCTGCTTTACTATAGTACTTCAGGAAGTCCTGAGGGTGAaaattttatttaggttttcatAGGAAAGTAGCTTTTTCATGATGTAATTTTAATAAACCTGTTACATTGTATATTTTTGGCAAAATTAAATCCATTAATTTAAATCaagttttatatgttttttacttttcaatataCACCATCTCTTCCCAAAATATCTCCAACCTATTTTGGAAAAAAGGGAATAATTGCTAAGAAATTAATATAAACTGTAATTGATGGCTTGAATCTTTGGAATGAATGGAATGGATGGAATGGAATGAATCTTTTACTATATATctgctttaaaattaaaatgaatattaatattatattatattttttattttatattaagttCTGATAATGGATATTTACAAACTGAGAAGCCCATTACTCGATCAAtggtttattataattttaacaCGCAGACTTAATGCTTTGGAATGTCATGTAAGGTGCAAACCTTCAACAGAAGCTGATATTTCATGATCCTTTGAACAGGTTTGATGAGCAGGTCATTAAGCTGCAGCCTGTGACCCAGCTGCTGCCTGAGATCCTGTCACATGGAAAAGAAGTACAAGTGCAAGAAAGTCCATCCATCATTAcctgtaaccacttattctATCTATGTtcgtggggggctggagcctatcctaggTGTCATTGGGTGAGAAGCGGGGTTCACCTctagtccatctcagggccaacacatagcgacatacacagaaagacagcCATTCGCATTCATACAGTTAATTTAGATTTACCagttaatctaacatgcatgtctttggactgtgggaggaaactggagtactcagaggaaaaccacacaagtgaaaggacaacatgcaaactccaaacacaAAGATTGCAGCTGGCCAAGGATTTGAACCACCAGCACCACTAATCCCTCCACCGCTGTGCTTTTTGAGAAAGTCTTGAGGTGAAATCTAGTCAAATCTACTGTCTAAAATTATACTCACCTCAAAGTAGGTCTCAATGTACTCTGAGACAATGTGCTCTGACTTGGGTTTGTTCTGACAGTAAACCACGTACATGTGAAGACGTCGTTCCTGCAAGTGTAACACAGGGAATaagtttttgtaaatattattctAAATAATGTCTTTAAGGAGTTGAGTAAAGTTGTGTTTTGGAGGGGTTTTTTTGGAATTCTGCCTCATTAAACAATTCCATTGAATGGTTCAATCATCTAATTTGCAATGGATTAATTAAGCACCATGCTGATAAAGTAGCATAGAGAAGCTAAACTGAAAAAtcaaaaccccccaaaaaacaaaacactttttccattgttttcccTAGTACTTTAACCTCCTTCTGTAGCAAAATTATGTGATACTAATATGTTTATGTTCCTGTGAGTTATCATTTTCAAATTGAACCAATACCATTCAATTTAATAGGTATTTTGTGCCTGATGCTTCAGTTGGACCAATTTGCAGAGACGTGTTTTTAATCTGGGATTAAAAAGTCTCAAGTGTGAAAAGCTAAGTTCATACATGTAGTGGGGGTAAACACTAAGCTCTGTAAAAGCTCTGACATCTGTAAAtctattcacattcacactgtgtGCGCAGCACGTTTAGCTCTGTCAACTTAGAAAGCTGTTGAGTGAAACTAAAGTGATTACAAGATATTTTTTACAGCAGATCCAGCAGCAGACAACCAATCTGCAAGATGAAGGCACATCTGGATGTCAGGAATCCAAATTGACACACAGTCAGAAGCCTGATCTGTAAGTTGGCCGCAACCTTCAgccaaacatgcagaaaatgaaaaaaagaaacatctcaTATGCATTTGCTGTTCATTGATCTTTAGACTCACATGTTTGATGAAGAGTTGGGCCAAGCTGTCTGGCTCACCCACACATTTTTCCAGCTCTCCCAGGAAATAACTGTGTGACATAACACAGTGAGGGTCAGGCAAGAACAAATAtaccaaaaaaacacacaggcagaaaaacagcagaggagaaatgtcacacatgcaaacagtcaTAAAACATGACGCATTCAGAAAAATGACTAAGTTCAGAGAAAATAATCATAGGAAAAATTATATCTGACTCACTCCTTATGCCAGTCATAGATCTGGTGgatgtttccaaaaacaatcCTGTCCTTCCCTTTCATATCCTCTGGAACTCCCTGATCAGCCATGGTTGCCATGTagccctaaacacacacacacacatacaatacatgtatatataaaacCTCTGTAGTTAAAAGGCATCTCCTGCATGTCAAAAATAGTGGATTTGAAAGGTTTAAGAGAAACACACCTGTACTATTTGTCTGAGATCTTCCACATACaacctctctgtctctatcaGCTCTGTCAGCACATATCTGGGAGATGTAAAAACAGTGTcacaacaaatacagtaaaataagtcACAATAACAATCGCTTATTTAATTcttttgcaaaaaatatatgATATCTGTGTGTTAGAGGGAGAGTTTGACACCTACATGCTCTTCTCTAAGGCAATGCTTCTCTCCTCCTCACTATCAGCTGAAGCCGACCAATGACTATCAGTCACACTACAGCCATCCTGGAGACTTGTGACACTGGATTTTTGactctaaacacacaaacaagacaaTACTGCTATCATGTAAGAGGTTATGACAGTCTGTCAAAGGTACTGTTGTGTACAGATATAATTTGGGTATTTGGacaatacaaataatattacCTCTATTAATAAACATGaactatttgtttttgttggcttGGCATTCTATGTCatatttcataaatatataAGTTGTTCACAGTtccacaaaatacattttctatttaaactTCAGATATTCTAATTTAAATAACCATTTGAGGCCAAAAGAGGTCAAataatctaaaaagaaaaatactaggatatgtaaaaagtaaatacttGTGTAATGTTTATCTCCCATTAAACAGCAACACCTCAGATTCACCATATGACCCCTTGAAATCTTGGTTAATAATgggaaataaaaggaaaaaattaatgGATTTTCTAACTGTACATAAACTAGTTTGAACCAGCACTTTGACTGTCGACAGTTAATAATCACTTTTCAATGTGTGTGCTGTGGGCAATACTGGGCagtaaaatttgaaaaagcagAACCGGGCTTGATGGATGACAGTGAATACTGCAGCTTCTCTACAATTTGTGAAATCATATAATAAACTGTGGTGTAAGCTGACCAGGCTGTGGTGTGTTGTTATATAACAAGTATCACCCATCGTCTGAAAGCAGCATAATCTAATGTGAATTTGATTATAATCCTCTTGACATACTGTACTCTCCTCATATTTTGTTCCCTGCCTCCATCCACTGGATGATAATCCCTGTGCATAGCAGTTTTTAGGTCATATATGCACTTTTTTCAGTGTCAGAGTTTTCTATTTTCTAAGTCTGAGTCGAAGTCTACGTTGACTGTTTAACTTTTCACCCAGCAGCCTCACACATTATGCCTATGAAAAATATCTGAGGCTAATTCAAACTCTAAAATTTTCAAAAACTACTGGGCATAACTTAATGTGGCTCGTGTTCAGCAAAAATTCAACAGCTAGAAGTCAATTAGCTACATTGAAACCAATGAGAAAGTTAAAAGAATTTGGGAAATACATTTGCTTTCATGTCAAGAGGATCACTGCTGCTCTTATGTGTGTAACTTAAATATGTAGCTGCGGAGAGCAAGTGGTAAACTTAGCTTAGTATAAagacttaaaaaagaaaaaaacctgtgAGCCTCGCTCTGTCCAAATGTAACCAAATCCTCATAACAGCACCTCTAAAGCTTAAGGTGTTTAATAAAAAGGTTCAAAAAGGCGTTTGGGTTGAGAAAGTTGAAAGTGAGGACAATCATTTATCAAGCAATGTGGATTTATGAAAGTACTGTTTCATTGCCTGTCTGGGTATCTgttatgtaaaattaaaatgaatatctgTAAATTAAAGAACAGCTCTACATCCACAGGTCTACTTCTCTAACTTCTTCTTACTTTTAAAGGACACTCCTCACCCTCAACCCTGACCCCGATGTAGCCATTTGCAGACACCTTGGCTAGCTGATAACTTCCAGATGCTGTCTAGAAAAGCTGACAGGAATGGCTACATTCACCAGAGCCTTTCAAAAAGCATACGGGGTAAGGTTTATGTGgtcatgtgtgcacacatagtaaatatgttacaaaatatgaaataatggTCAATTTATTTGGCACAATGAATGTTTATGATTCACAGTTTGACTGTGAGTTGCTTTGAATTttgattgtttgtgtttcattaatTTATAAATTCTTATGAGAAATAAGATGATAAAATCTCCAGTGAAAAAACTCAAAGTTGCTGTGAATGGAGTGATTAATTTGTGAATGTTTGGCTTTTCTCTTTAGGTTAATCAAATATTGAAATTCTACTCAAATTCTTTAGATAAATGCCCTTGTGAGATAAAAAGTACTCTTTATACAATGTCTCATTTTCACTTGTATGTATTATCGTTAGTCTCCCAGCTTTTATGTACCACAGCTGTAGTGTAATATAAGCAAAAATAAGGGACAAGGTTAAAACTAGTCCTGAATGGCTGTGATCTTTTGGCCCTCATGCAGCACTGCATGGGCTCTGGAAAAAGGTTAATTAAAAGGAATGGACTGAATTTGATAATATATTACTGACTTTACCAGAACAAGTAAGAGGAGATTATAGAACTGACTATAAAAGAACAGAATAGAGACATTACCTGAgttggtgtgtgtctgccttGCAGGAGTTCAGATAAGTAGTTCTGGTGAGACGACTGTATCGGGGAGGGAGCTGCAGGACTCAACACACCATTTTTCCACACCTGTAGACAAAAGTAAACACCCATTAGAAACAGATGAAAGGTGTTTTCCCATAATGAATAATTCCGCACATTTAAAGTGAGGCCTCACCATGTTTACAGAGGGGAGGTTGGTGTAGTGGTCGTGCTGTTCCACAGGACTTGGCTGATCTTTACTTTGGTGATCtttactttttctgtgtgtcctGCAAAGCTCCTTCTCAGATTTTCTCACTCCTCCTTTGGCATCAGAGTGCCTGCGTACAGGATTAGTGAACCATTTCTTAAGGGCACTGACAGGGTGTTGTGATCCTCCAGATGGGGACTGTGAGCAGGGGCTGGAACTACCTGAGCTCCGGTGGGGCACTGAACCAACCGATGGTGTGGTGCTGCTGTCACTGCTCGCAACAGAATATGTCTCTGCTACAGAGAGAAAGTCAGAGATAAAATATTAGGTTAAAGTACAGAAGATAATTGTGTGGTACATCCTGTCAGGTTAGGTTAGGCCTGCAGAGAAATTTCTCCCCAAAAAGGTTCAAATTCCTGTTTTAGGTCCTAGCTTTatgttttgctgccttgtacttcacttgtaagtcgctttggataaaagcgtctgctaaatgactaaatgtaaatgtaaaatgtaaatgtttagtgGCTGCAGCTACTGTACTACTGGTCTTTAAagatcataaataaaaacagatcttTTATCACAAATTAGATCTTTCAATCCGCAGTCTGTGAGCAGCAGACTGAAACCTGCACTGGAACATAATGACACAAGGTTAAGACACATGAAatcacattattacatttttcatgcGGTAACTCCAAAACTTTATCTCAGTAACGGTGATTCTGCATGTATGCATGtaacttttcaaataaaataaagctacaGAATGAAGCATTTACTCAAATGTCTTTTTCCATTTAGCAGCACACTGTGTAAAGTCAGTCACAACCGCTCTGATTCTGGAACCTTTCATGCTACAGCTGGATCTCTTTTCCAGCTTTTAGTCACTACACTGTGGAAACTGGTACCTAATCCTCCACCAGATTGTTTTAATCAAGCACCCTAACATTAACTCTACACTCTGTTTGCTGACAGTAGTAAAGTGGAATATTTCAGGAGCCCCCACGCTGTCATTTTGGACTATTCCCAGAAGCCACTATTGCCTGTCAGCACATTTATGTAAGCTGTAATGATAATAACCAGTTTTCAAGCAGCCAGTAAAAATCTGGGTCAGATCTTCACCAAAAGTGTCTGATCCAGACATTAATTTTGGCTTGATTCAAATAAGACTGCAATTAAACTAAATCACTGTTTGGTTGTgtgaacaacacaaacacaccactggGATGATTTAGAAGTAGGGGAGGAGGGTCTGGGAGTATGCTTGACAGAGGAAGAGTGTTTATCTGGTAATTCTTAGGGTAAGGGCTGAGCCAACGCACAGTTGGGATAGTGTGATTATCTTTTAGATCAATCTTATCATAAAATAGGctgaaataaaaccttttaaaaacagatttgtgtAAATTACTATCTTAGTGCACATACACACGGTGAAAACCTCAAGGTGGTGCTCCAaggaaaaatcaaaaacatcaTTCAAGAATCATCATCTGGAGACCAGACATATCTGTATTCATCCAAGATTTATTAAGATATTGTCAATTTCCACCCACTATAATGAAAGACGCAAAAAATCTGAAAGCATTATAAGATGTCACACAGGTGTTGCCAACTATATCTTCAACtgtgtgacacaaacacagtaagaatagacattaaaatttaaacagaATCACTTCTTACAAACAAGGTCAGGTCGCGCAGGGCCCCTATCAACTATCTCACCATCAGTGAGTACAAGTACCGTTATAGGTTCTTCTGAAAATACATTAACACTTTCCCCCCACATTACCCTTAATGgtgcattattgtgttgtgACCGCTGGGATAAACGACTCAGCTTGTCATGTTTGTTTAAGATGCTTATGTAATCTATTTTTTCCAACAGGGCAACAACTGGACACCCATTCCTACTGCAGGAAGTGTCGGAAGTGCGTGCAAGCATGCACACTGTGAATGTACCCTTGCAAGCAGGGGAGTGTTAATTATCCAAATTATGTATTACATTTGAATCTTTAGTATTACTTGTGATGATTTTTGTGACTTGTCAGTCACTCTGACAAGTCAGAGTGACAAACTCTGTCAGAAAATTGAGCTACACTGTAGCTTGATTTGTGTGGGTGGAACCTAACCTGCTGCTGAAGTTgagaagtatttttaaataacattgaaTGGTATTAGTGTTTTAGTCAGGTCTGTTTATAAATGTTGACTTCTTCACACTGTATTAGAcaattaatttactttaaaaaacactataaaaataaaaaaataaaaagatatcaCTTCAGGTTTATTCTCCTTATCCACACATGTACTATGCGGATGCTAAGATGTATTCttaatttttctgttaaaacatAAGTTTAAGCTCTGCTCTCCGCCTTTTGAAAAATTCTTTCTGAAAAATGTCTGAGATGCTAATTTTAACAAACTTTGTTAAGTCATTTCCTTTTACATGTAAAGTGGCAGTAATCTACAATATGATGTGATTTAACAATTAATTTGAACCACCAAGAAATCACAGCAGTAGATGCAGTTGGTGAATATTACCCATATGAATGCACTTtttgaataaaagctg
This genomic interval from Channa argus isolate prfri chromosome 5, Channa argus male v1.0, whole genome shotgun sequence contains the following:
- the arhgef25b gene encoding rho guanine nucleotide exchange factor 25 isoform X1, with amino-acid sequence MRGGHHEQGCGCQQLFRKLIRKCACCFVQVRAETYSVASSDSSTTPSVGSVPHRSSGSSSPCSQSPSGGSQHPVSALKKWFTNPVRRHSDAKGGVRKSEKELCRTHRKSKDHQSKDQPSPVEQHDHYTNLPSVNMVWKNGVLSPAAPSPIQSSHQNYLSELLQGRHTPTQSQKSSVTSLQDGCSVTDSHWSASADSEEERSIALEKSIYVLTELIETERLYVEDLRQIVQGYMATMADQGVPEDMKGKDRIVFGNIHQIYDWHKDYFLGELEKCVGEPDSLAQLFIKHERRLHMYVVYCQNKPKSEHIVSEYIETYFEDLRQQLGHRLQLNDLLIKPVQRIMKYQLLLKDFLKYYSKAGKDVEELERAVEVMCFVPKRCNDMMNVGRLQGFEGKITAQGKLLQQDTFSVSEQENGVLSRARERRVFLFEQLVIFSEPIDKKKGFSLPGYTFKNSIKVSCLGVEKLCEEDPCCLVLTSRGTDGSLTRFIMQASSLEILQAWLSDVVQILESQRNFLNALQSPIEYQRKENKSHSLGRNMKYPTASASGLRPRSSASMDRRKQPCLVSYNTSLPSLHLPKQDLATKVSNPSDVRPQAVRCPLSIHQQVVKHDSETSNGLAPCSPNSMQLFAAPSVLHVSDDFCGCLFLNFITLLFMFNHGIGLLSVK
- the arhgef25b gene encoding rho guanine nucleotide exchange factor 25 isoform X2 — translated: MRGGHHEQGCGCQQLFRKLIRKCACCFVQVRAETYSVASSDSSTTPSVGSVPHRSSGSSSPCSQSPSGGSQHPVSALKKWFTNPVRRHSDAKGGVRKSEKELCRTHRKSKDHQSKDQPSPVEQHDHYTNLPSVNMVWKNGVLSPAAPSPIQSSHQNYLSELLQGRHTPTQSQKSSVTSLQDGCSVTDSHWSASADSEEERSIALEKSIYVLTELIETERLYVEDLRQIVQGYMATMADQGVPEDMKGKDRIVFGNIHQIYDWHKDYFLGELEKCVGEPDSLAQLFIKHERRLHMYVVYCQNKPKSEHIVSEYIETYFEDLRQQLGHRLQLNDLLIKPVQRIMKYQLLLKRAVEVMCFVPKRCNDMMNVGRLQGFEGKITAQGKLLQQDTFSVSEQENGVLSRARERRVFLFEQLVIFSEPIDKKKGFSLPGYTFKNSIKVSCLGVEKLCEEDPCCLVLTSRGTDGSLTRFIMQASSLEILQAWLSDVVQILESQRNFLNALQSPIEYQRKENKSHSLGRNMKYPTASASGLRPRSSASMDRRKQPCLVSYNTSLPSLHLPKQDLATKVSNPSDVRPQAVRCPLSIHQQVVKHDSETSNGLAPCSPNSMQLFAAPSVLHVSDDFCGCLFLNFITLLFMFNHGIGLLSVK
- the arhgef25b gene encoding rho guanine nucleotide exchange factor 25 isoform X3, which gives rise to MRGGHHEQGCGCQQLFRKLIRKCACCFVQVRAETYSVASSDSSTTPSVGSVPHRSSGSSSPCSQSPSGGSQHPVSALKKWFTNPVRRHSDAKGGVRKSEKELCRTHRKSKDHQSKDQPSPVEQHDHYTNLPSVNMVWKNGVLSPAAPSPIQSSHQNYLSELLQGRHTPTQSQKSSVTSLQDGCSVTDSHWSASADSEEERSIALEKSIYVLTELIETERLYVEDLRQIVQGYMATMADQGVPEDMKGKDRIVFGNIHQIYDWHKDYFLGELEKCVGEPDSLAQLFIKHERRLHMYVVYCQNKPKSEHIVSEYIETYFEDLRQQLGHRLQLNDLLIKPVQRIMKYQLLLKDFLKYYSKAGKDVEELERAVEVMCFVPKRCNDMMNVGRLQGFEGKITAQGKLLQQDTFSVSEQENGVLSRARERRVFLFEQLVIFSEPIDKKKGFSLPGYTFKNSIKVSCLGVEKLCEEDPCCLVLTSRGTDGSLTRFIMQASSLEILQAWLSDVVQILESQRNFLNALQSPIEYQRKENKSHSLGRNMKYPTASASGLRPRSSASMDRRKQPCLVSYNTSLPSLHLPKQDLATKVSNPSDVRPQAVRCPLSIHQQVVKHDSETSNGLAPCSPNSMQVITSSFQVTTFNKGEDDT